A portion of the Bacillus sp. es.034 genome contains these proteins:
- a CDS encoding LysR family transcriptional regulator encodes MDLNIIKTFIIAAEFNHFRKAAERLYISQPTVSVHIKQLEKELGVVLFERDGKKIKLTEAGRSYLHNAKRLIEVYEEGITDIQSFSQGYTTTLKMAISPLIADNVLPFVLKQYLENHPQVEISVEIIESAEIEKAVLEERVDIGLSCLPCFSPELEQTLLFSDKVILVAPHDGRDFESAPPLDEEELLASNYLLTHNHPSYWDELFYTIKQFYPTTRMMRVSQTHITKRFIAEGLGVSYLPSSSVRRELLEGRLLEVHTSTFPMPEAKTFALTKYQHKTQNEFLRFLSRFRV; translated from the coding sequence GTGGATTTAAATATTATCAAAACGTTTATTATCGCAGCTGAATTCAATCATTTCAGGAAAGCTGCCGAGCGATTATATATCTCACAGCCGACCGTATCGGTACATATTAAACAACTTGAAAAAGAACTCGGAGTGGTCCTATTCGAGAGAGATGGAAAGAAAATCAAACTGACAGAAGCGGGAAGGTCCTATTTACATAATGCGAAGAGATTAATCGAGGTTTATGAGGAAGGAATAACAGATATTCAATCCTTTAGTCAGGGTTACACAACCACACTTAAAATGGCTATCTCCCCCTTGATTGCTGATAATGTCCTGCCTTTTGTATTAAAGCAGTATCTGGAGAATCATCCCCAGGTGGAAATTTCGGTGGAAATCATTGAATCAGCAGAAATAGAAAAGGCAGTTTTGGAAGAAAGGGTGGATATCGGACTTTCCTGTCTTCCCTGTTTCAGTCCCGAGCTTGAACAGACTCTCCTGTTTTCGGATAAAGTCATATTGGTGGCTCCTCATGATGGAAGGGATTTTGAATCAGCACCGCCCCTAGATGAAGAGGAGTTATTGGCTTCGAATTACTTATTGACCCACAATCACCCTTCTTATTGGGATGAACTGTTCTATACCATTAAACAATTTTATCCGACAACAAGGATGATGAGAGTTTCGCAGACACATATTACGAAACGGTTCATTGCAGAAGGGCTTGGCGTATCCTATCTTCCGTCCTCTTCAGTAAGGAGAGAGCTGTTGGAAGGGAGGCTTTTGGAAGTCCACACAAGTACTTTTCCCATGCCGGAAGCGAAGACCTTCGCACTTACAAAATATCAACATAAAACACAAAACGAATTTTTACGTTTCCTGTCTCGATTCAGAGTGTAA
- a CDS encoding YhgE/Pip domain-containing protein: protein MRNSWRIFTRDIKMVSRNWVAAFLIGGLMLLPSLYAWFNIGASWDPYSKTDQLPVGIVNEDNGTELRDEKLNIGMDLVKELKKNNEMNWKFVDRKKAMDRVEYGEYFAVIIIPSDFSRKLATVIEDKPKKATLEYYVNEKINAIAPKITESGAGGIVDKITGSFISTVNGTIFELFNELGIEIQKDLPDIKRFEDYVFIVDRKLPGIGAILNESLSDAESAKLIIQKAQAEIPDVKRVTNQGIDTIDQTTDFLEKAENELNEMAPTIQEDLERVQEMAARVNEFLGQIETSSIDLSGAETINKGVADKLATSIQTIDTVEASLQSLQKNEENPNQEQIAQALNQLEEVKLEIERIQKEGQKLNDFIATKQQDVNELIKGIKARARKTDNDMDALIKRYKQTIEPAVLGEVAKAKGTLNEARKILEDIQGTIPEVERILADTDMNIGKGTEILQDVSSQFPYIKDKISQLADRIRDIQGETDINEIIDLLRNDPNAEKSFFEEPVVLNKNSLFPIRNYGAAMTPFYTVLAIWVGALLLISLLATEVITPHEFTERQIYFGKFLTFLCIGFIQALIVTVGDIFILGVHIAEPGWFIGFGLFISIVFMIVVYTLVSVFGNIGKAMAIVLLVLQIAGAGGTYPVPLLPAFFQIIHPFLPFSYSIDLMREAVGGIVWERMYRDILILSIFGVIALLFGAFFKGPLSKRTKAFMKKSKESGLFH from the coding sequence ATGCGAAATAGCTGGAGGATTTTTACACGGGATATTAAAATGGTATCCAGGAATTGGGTTGCTGCGTTCTTGATAGGTGGTTTAATGTTGTTACCATCTTTGTACGCCTGGTTTAACATCGGCGCTTCGTGGGATCCTTACAGCAAGACCGATCAGCTTCCGGTCGGGATTGTGAATGAAGATAATGGGACAGAACTCAGGGATGAGAAATTGAATATTGGCATGGATCTTGTAAAAGAATTAAAGAAAAATAATGAAATGAACTGGAAGTTTGTTGATAGAAAAAAAGCGATGGATCGTGTTGAGTATGGGGAGTATTTCGCGGTTATCATCATTCCGAGTGACTTCTCCAGGAAGTTAGCCACTGTCATAGAGGATAAACCTAAAAAGGCAACATTGGAATATTACGTAAACGAAAAGATCAATGCCATCGCCCCGAAAATTACAGAGTCCGGGGCAGGTGGGATCGTCGATAAAATTACGGGTTCGTTTATCTCGACTGTCAATGGGACCATATTTGAACTTTTTAATGAGCTTGGAATTGAGATTCAAAAGGATCTTCCTGACATAAAAAGGTTTGAGGATTATGTATTTATAGTAGATCGAAAGTTACCAGGAATCGGTGCTATCCTGAATGAATCTTTGTCGGATGCCGAAAGTGCCAAACTAATTATTCAGAAAGCACAGGCTGAAATTCCTGATGTGAAACGTGTGACGAATCAGGGAATTGATACGATCGATCAGACCACGGATTTTCTTGAAAAAGCTGAAAATGAATTAAACGAGATGGCTCCAACCATTCAAGAAGATTTGGAGCGAGTACAGGAAATGGCTGCCAGGGTCAACGAATTCCTGGGGCAAATTGAAACCTCTTCTATTGACCTTAGTGGAGCAGAAACCATTAACAAAGGAGTCGCTGATAAACTTGCCACTTCCATTCAAACGATTGACACGGTTGAAGCTTCCTTACAATCGTTACAGAAGAATGAAGAAAATCCAAACCAAGAACAGATTGCACAGGCACTGAATCAGCTGGAGGAAGTAAAGCTCGAAATAGAGAGAATTCAAAAAGAAGGTCAGAAACTAAATGATTTCATTGCAACAAAGCAACAAGATGTGAACGAATTGATCAAGGGCATCAAAGCTCGTGCCCGCAAAACGGATAATGACATGGATGCACTTATAAAAAGATACAAACAAACGATTGAACCTGCTGTATTAGGCGAGGTAGCTAAAGCGAAGGGAACCTTGAATGAAGCAAGAAAAATCTTAGAAGACATTCAAGGCACCATTCCGGAAGTGGAAAGGATTCTCGCTGATACCGATATGAACATCGGCAAAGGAACCGAAATCCTCCAAGACGTTTCAAGCCAATTTCCGTACATTAAAGATAAAATCAGTCAGCTTGCCGACCGTATCAGGGATATCCAGGGGGAAACCGATATCAATGAAATCATTGATCTTCTTCGGAATGATCCTAATGCAGAGAAAAGCTTTTTTGAAGAACCGGTTGTTTTAAATAAAAATAGTTTATTTCCAATCCGAAATTACGGGGCTGCCATGACCCCATTTTATACTGTGTTAGCCATCTGGGTAGGTGCCCTATTGTTAATCTCGCTATTAGCAACTGAAGTCATCACTCCACATGAGTTTACAGAAAGGCAAATTTATTTCGGGAAATTCCTGACCTTTCTCTGCATCGGTTTCATACAAGCCTTGATTGTCACAGTCGGAGACATTTTTATCCTGGGTGTTCATATCGCAGAACCTGGTTGGTTTATAGGCTTTGGACTATTTATCAGCATTGTTTTTATGATTGTGGTGTATACATTGGTATCAGTATTTGGGAATATCGGAAAAGCGATGGCCATCGTCCTTCTGGTCCTGCAGATTGCAGGAGCCGGAGGGACTTATCCCGTGCCCCTATTGCCCGCATTCTTCCAAATCATCCATCCCTTCCTCCCATTTTCTTATAGCATCGACCTCATGAGGGAAGCGGTTGGCGGTATCGTTTGGGAGAGGATGTACAGGGATATTTTAATTCTAAGCATATTTGGCGTCATTGCTTTACTATTCGGTGCATTTTTCAAAGGACCACTAAGTAAAAGGACAAAAGCTTTTATGAAAAAATCAAAAGAGTCGGGATTGTTTCATTGA
- a CDS encoding VOC family protein has product MKNRNGKVVGFELSSQAPEKASAFYSKVFGWEVDEPKWDYRTVMTGHNEGMNGGISKGPQDHPHGTRIQIEVESIEKTISAAKENGAMVVRDKMEFDHFFLAYLVDPTGVGIGLIENK; this is encoded by the coding sequence GTGAAAAATCGAAATGGGAAAGTGGTTGGCTTTGAATTAAGCAGTCAGGCTCCAGAAAAAGCATCAGCATTTTATTCAAAGGTTTTCGGATGGGAAGTGGACGAACCTAAGTGGGACTACCGGACAGTCATGACAGGACACAACGAGGGAATGAATGGGGGGATTAGCAAGGGACCTCAGGATCATCCACACGGTACGCGAATTCAAATTGAAGTAGAATCCATTGAAAAAACCATTTCTGCAGCAAAAGAAAATGGGGCAATGGTGGTAAGAGATAAGATGGAATTTGATCACTTTTTCCTTGCGTATTTAGTGGACCCTACCGGGGTGGGGATTGGGTTGATTGAAAACAAGTAG
- a CDS encoding nucleotide excision repair endonuclease, with product MINIQIPQSDISITERKQAKDSEEPKIKSIEGFIDLHEIPRDKGGIILFYNINDDLLFVGKARKLRQRVKKHLEDTVSPLRNHRDEVYRIDVAIVEDAMDRDIYETYIINKLQAKYNVDKVFYK from the coding sequence ATGATAAACATTCAAATCCCTCAATCGGATATTTCCATAACGGAACGAAAACAAGCAAAAGACTCAGAAGAACCAAAGATCAAAAGCATCGAAGGCTTTATCGATCTTCACGAAATTCCAAGAGATAAGGGCGGCATCATCTTATTTTATAATATCAATGATGACCTTCTTTTCGTTGGGAAAGCCAGAAAGCTGCGACAAAGAGTAAAGAAGCATCTTGAAGATACCGTATCACCACTGCGTAATCACAGAGATGAAGTCTACCGAATCGACGTAGCTATCGTAGAGGACGCGATGGATCGTGACATTTATGAGACATACATCATCAATAAACTTCAAGCGAAATATAATGTAGACAAAGTGTTCTATAAGTAA
- a CDS encoding pentapeptide repeat-containing protein, with amino-acid sequence MELEEIDQLVLSKVMFKNVSFTGASFPRIDMTDVVFENCDLSNVNFREGIIHRVIFKECKLLGVNFSGGHLGNVRFEECLANMSDFVEARLKQVTFNETFLQHSNYSDCELLKVSFNQCNLNDIDFTQTNLKGIDISTCRFTRINVALENLSGCEVSPEQAIGFASLLGLKVKE; translated from the coding sequence ATGGAGCTGGAAGAGATCGATCAGCTCGTACTATCAAAAGTTATGTTTAAAAATGTTTCTTTCACTGGTGCATCTTTCCCCCGTATCGACATGACAGATGTCGTGTTTGAAAATTGCGACCTGTCGAATGTGAATTTCAGAGAAGGAATCATTCATCGGGTCATCTTCAAAGAATGCAAATTATTGGGTGTGAATTTTTCCGGTGGTCATTTAGGAAATGTCCGTTTTGAAGAGTGCCTGGCAAATATGAGTGACTTTGTTGAAGCAAGATTAAAACAAGTAACATTTAACGAGACCTTTTTACAACATTCCAATTACTCTGACTGTGAACTGCTTAAGGTCAGCTTTAATCAGTGCAATCTTAATGATATTGACTTCACTCAAACTAACCTAAAGGGTATTGATATTAGTACATGCAGGTTTACACGCATTAATGTAGCCCTTGAAAACCTTTCTGGTTGTGAAGTTTCACCTGAGCAGGCAATAGGTTTTGCTAGCTTATTGGGATTGAAAGTGAAGGAGTAG
- a CDS encoding ABC transporter ATP-binding protein: MITVDNISKRYDSLQALNDIHLTIQEGSCFGLVGPNGAGKSTLMKILSGVLQNFVGDINVQGLSVKKERVKVKKLIGYIPQEICLEETLTAKDNLMYFGRLYGLKGKDLQDRSEKVLQQIGLEERGRDKVITFSGGMKRRLNIGCAILHEPSIIIMDEPTVGIDPQSRNSIFSIIQELKKKGSTIIYSSHYMEEVEQLCDSIGLIDKGALVECGTMAELQQKYNKPSLFVSGEGLDDVGLSKHGEVESKGNGYILQSDDPLLTLEKLIAEFRIHNILPRRLELYQPKLEDIFFTLTGTQLRDS, encoded by the coding sequence ATGATCACGGTTGATAACATAAGCAAGCGATATGATTCACTTCAAGCACTTAACGACATTCATTTAACGATTCAAGAAGGCTCTTGTTTCGGGCTTGTAGGTCCTAATGGGGCAGGGAAATCCACACTAATGAAGATTCTTTCCGGTGTATTGCAAAACTTTGTTGGGGACATCAATGTCCAGGGGCTATCCGTCAAGAAAGAAAGAGTAAAGGTAAAAAAACTTATCGGCTACATACCTCAAGAAATCTGTTTGGAAGAAACCCTTACGGCAAAGGATAATTTAATGTATTTTGGAAGGCTTTACGGGCTGAAAGGCAAAGACCTTCAAGATCGCAGCGAGAAAGTGTTACAACAAATCGGTTTAGAAGAACGAGGGAGAGACAAAGTCATCACCTTTTCAGGAGGTATGAAGCGCCGGTTGAATATTGGTTGTGCCATTCTACATGAACCTTCCATTATCATCATGGATGAACCGACAGTGGGAATTGATCCACAATCAAGAAACTCGATTTTTTCCATTATACAAGAGCTAAAGAAGAAAGGAAGTACAATCATCTATTCAAGTCACTATATGGAGGAAGTAGAGCAGCTTTGCGACAGCATCGGGCTGATCGACAAGGGTGCACTAGTCGAATGTGGAACGATGGCTGAGCTACAGCAAAAATATAATAAACCGTCATTGTTCGTTTCCGGCGAAGGTTTAGATGATGTTGGTTTATCCAAACATGGAGAGGTTGAATCGAAAGGGAATGGATATATTCTACAAAGTGATGATCCTTTGTTGACGCTTGAAAAATTGATTGCCGAGTTTCGCATCCATAACATTTTGCCAAGAAGACTAGAGTTATATCAACCGAAGCTGGAGGATATCTTTTTCACATTAACAGGAACGCAACTTCGGGATTCATAG
- a CDS encoding NUDIX domain-containing protein, with protein sequence MFKTVLGKQRGMVTEYKTKYRTAVKAVIIQDGKILLMHSNRGDYKFPGGGVEADESLSAALIREVAEETGYIHCFVKELAGIVTQRHMDMYDEGTLFEMTSHYFHCELSDLNKIPQQLEEYEAELEMTPRWVTINEAIDGNERLMGKYENNRWIKRENYVLEELKKLYV encoded by the coding sequence TTGTTTAAAACTGTATTAGGAAAGCAAAGAGGCATGGTAACTGAATACAAAACGAAATATAGAACCGCCGTTAAGGCAGTCATAATACAAGATGGTAAAATCCTTCTTATGCATTCCAACAGGGGAGATTATAAATTTCCAGGAGGTGGAGTCGAAGCAGATGAAAGTCTTTCTGCTGCCCTGATCAGGGAAGTGGCTGAAGAAACCGGCTACATACACTGTTTCGTAAAAGAGCTTGCTGGTATCGTGACACAAAGACATATGGACATGTATGATGAGGGTACACTATTCGAAATGACTTCACACTATTTTCATTGCGAACTATCAGACTTGAATAAAATACCTCAACAATTAGAAGAATATGAGGCGGAACTCGAGATGACTCCCCGATGGGTAACCATAAATGAAGCCATTGACGGGAACGAGCGGCTGATGGGCAAATATGAGAACAATCGATGGATTAAAAGGGAAAACTATGTTTTGGAAGAATTAAAGAAATTGTATGTATAG
- a CDS encoding GNAT family N-acetyltransferase, whose amino-acid sequence MKVTETNRLSLRWVEETDAGFILTLLNEPGWLKYIGDKGIHTLEDANRYIMNGPSAMYEQKGFGLFLVERKLDHVPIGLCGLIKRDGLKDVDIGFAFLTDYQSQGYAYEAAFATVELAKELGIKRLVAITTKDNAPSSKLLEKLDMKFEGYVTLPNDTEELKKFGLKI is encoded by the coding sequence ATGAAAGTAACAGAAACGAATCGACTCTCCCTTAGGTGGGTGGAAGAAACGGACGCAGGATTTATTTTGACATTATTAAATGAGCCTGGATGGCTTAAATATATTGGAGACAAAGGGATTCATACATTGGAAGATGCAAATCGTTATATCATGAATGGTCCTAGTGCCATGTATGAGCAAAAAGGATTTGGATTGTTCTTGGTAGAACGAAAGCTTGATCATGTACCGATCGGTTTGTGTGGACTGATTAAGCGGGACGGACTGAAAGACGTGGATATTGGCTTTGCCTTTCTAACTGACTATCAATCTCAAGGGTATGCATATGAAGCAGCATTCGCTACAGTGGAACTTGCTAAAGAATTAGGGATTAAACGACTAGTAGCGATAACGACAAAAGATAATGCCCCTTCCTCTAAACTTCTTGAAAAATTGGATATGAAATTCGAAGGTTATGTGACATTGCCTAATGATACGGAAGAATTGAAAAAGTTCGGATTGAAAATCTAA
- a CDS encoding class I SAM-dependent methyltransferase, which yields MQESIHNYDDLLTMLDSFLREPEPFWDEFFSDREKPVPIFVNAPDENLVSYIERGIITRGKVLELGCGPGRNAIFLAENGFEVDAVDLSQTSLDWARERADERNLTINFLHQNIFDCDLPIGKYDFIYDSGCFHHIAPHRRISYINLIERALGEGGYFGITCFYKGGKLGGSDLSDWEVYKKGSLMGGLGYTEDRLKSVFQSLNPVEIRKMIDKKGSDNMFGASDLLTALFRKR from the coding sequence ATGCAAGAAAGTATTCATAATTACGATGATTTACTAACCATGCTTGATTCATTTTTACGGGAGCCTGAACCCTTTTGGGATGAATTTTTTTCTGACCGGGAGAAACCAGTACCTATCTTTGTGAATGCCCCCGATGAGAACTTAGTTTCTTATATTGAACGTGGAATCATCACAAGGGGCAAGGTACTCGAACTTGGCTGCGGACCGGGCAGGAATGCCATTTTTTTAGCGGAAAATGGATTTGAGGTTGATGCAGTCGATCTATCCCAAACGTCCCTTGATTGGGCAAGGGAACGGGCTGATGAAAGAAATTTGACCATTAACTTTCTACATCAGAATATATTTGATTGTGACCTCCCCATTGGAAAGTACGATTTCATATATGATTCAGGATGTTTTCACCATATCGCTCCCCACAGAAGGATAAGTTACATAAATCTTATTGAAAGAGCATTAGGGGAGGGAGGATACTTTGGCATAACGTGTTTTTACAAGGGTGGTAAACTAGGCGGATCTGATCTATCTGATTGGGAAGTATATAAAAAAGGATCACTGATGGGAGGATTAGGATATACAGAAGATCGGTTAAAAAGTGTCTTCCAATCATTAAATCCCGTTGAAATCAGGAAAATGATCGATAAAAAAGGTTCAGATAACATGTTTGGTGCATCTGACTTATTGACAGCCCTTTTTCGAAAAAGGTAA
- a CDS encoding citrate synthase/methylcitrate synthase — MFSEGLKGIVAAQTSISHIDGKEGILIYRGYEIGELSHLSFEEAAFLLWYGYLPTKEDAVEIKRKLSAYRDLTPAMKDILHSLPEEMDIMSVLRTVISSMGGSEYKWKPTIEQSLRLTAVIPTIIAYRFNMLMDRPQLEADTELSHVENYLFMLTGKSPSKAVVDALETYMVLTLEHGMNASAFSARVTSSTESDLVSAITSAIGTMKGPLHGGAPSGVIDLLNEIGVAEKAENIIRGKLLKGEKLMGFGHRVYKTHDPRANALRKKLLENKGDDPSLDLALFVEKKAIELLAELKPGRSLYTNVEFYAAAIMKSINLPSDLFTPTFTAARIVGWTAHVLEQAENNTIFRPQSEYIGKRNA, encoded by the coding sequence ATGTTTAGTGAAGGGTTAAAAGGAATAGTCGCAGCTCAAACGTCGATCAGTCACATTGATGGAAAGGAAGGGATTCTCATCTATAGGGGATATGAAATTGGAGAACTCAGTCATCTGTCATTTGAAGAAGCTGCATTCTTGTTGTGGTATGGGTATCTTCCAACAAAGGAGGATGCAGTGGAAATCAAGAGGAAATTGAGCGCTTACCGAGACTTGACACCTGCAATGAAGGACATCCTTCATTCTCTCCCAGAAGAAATGGATATTATGAGTGTATTAAGGACGGTGATCTCCTCTATGGGAGGATCAGAATACAAATGGAAGCCTACTATAGAGCAATCCTTGCGATTGACAGCTGTCATACCTACCATCATTGCTTATCGATTTAATATGCTGATGGATCGACCTCAACTCGAGGCGGATACCGAGTTAAGCCATGTGGAGAATTATCTATTCATGCTGACCGGAAAAAGTCCTTCAAAAGCCGTTGTGGATGCACTTGAAACGTATATGGTCCTCACACTCGAACATGGAATGAATGCTTCTGCCTTCTCGGCAAGAGTCACGTCCTCAACGGAATCCGATCTTGTTTCAGCCATCACTTCAGCGATCGGGACAATGAAGGGACCGCTTCACGGCGGGGCACCGTCCGGGGTCATTGATTTATTGAACGAAATAGGTGTGGCTGAAAAAGCCGAAAATATCATCAGAGGAAAATTGCTGAAAGGTGAAAAGCTGATGGGATTTGGTCATCGCGTGTACAAGACCCATGATCCACGAGCCAACGCTTTAAGAAAGAAGCTGTTGGAAAATAAGGGGGATGACCCCTCATTGGACCTGGCACTCTTTGTCGAGAAGAAGGCGATCGAACTGTTAGCTGAATTGAAGCCGGGAAGGTCCCTATATACCAATGTAGAATTTTATGCTGCCGCCATCATGAAATCGATTAATCTGCCATCAGATCTATTCACACCGACATTTACGGCCGCTCGCATCGTTGGTTGGACAGCACATGTGCTGGAGCAAGCTGAAAACAATACAATATTCAGGCCACAATCCGAATATATAGGAAAGCGAAACGCCTAA
- a CDS encoding MerR family transcriptional regulator yields the protein MYSISEASEALGITSHTLRYYEKEGIITPDRSSSGIRRYTDSHLIWLKFVMKLRETKMPIATIKDYTGLVIEGNHTTKERLILLEEHQINIQEQIETLLSTNEMLNDKIGSYKKSLAE from the coding sequence ATGTATAGTATCAGTGAAGCATCGGAAGCATTGGGGATCACTTCCCATACTCTTCGTTATTATGAAAAAGAAGGAATCATCACACCAGATCGTTCTAGTTCAGGTATTCGAAGGTATACCGATTCCCACCTTATATGGCTAAAATTTGTTATGAAATTAAGGGAGACAAAAATGCCTATCGCCACTATTAAAGATTATACCGGGTTAGTGATAGAAGGGAATCATACAACAAAAGAGAGATTGATACTCCTAGAAGAGCATCAAATAAATATACAAGAACAGATTGAAACCCTGCTATCAACCAATGAAATGTTGAATGACAAAATTGGTTCGTACAAAAAGTCTTTGGCAGAATAA
- a CDS encoding GNAT family N-acetyltransferase, whose product MTLHIKELTHPNTDILNALNKWDQHPDLIPFIRPNRNREELEQSRNMDIAELKDRLESHHIFLIYLENKLVGEMNYMIDPPHLYKKVKGTAWLGITIGDPGARGKGIGYESICYLEKEIKDQGLVRIELGVFEFNNQAYKLYRQMGYQEIARIPDFTYWNEQMWSDIRMEKILV is encoded by the coding sequence ATGACTCTTCACATCAAAGAATTAACCCACCCAAACACTGATATCCTTAACGCTTTAAATAAATGGGATCAGCATCCCGATTTAATCCCATTCATTCGGCCAAATCGAAACAGGGAAGAGCTTGAACAATCCAGGAACATGGACATTGCTGAATTGAAAGATCGTTTGGAATCTCATCATATCTTTCTTATATACCTGGAAAATAAACTTGTGGGGGAAATGAATTATATGATCGATCCCCCTCATCTATATAAGAAGGTGAAGGGAACTGCTTGGTTAGGGATTACGATAGGAGATCCCGGGGCACGCGGAAAGGGAATAGGGTATGAATCAATCTGTTATTTGGAAAAGGAGATAAAAGACCAAGGACTAGTGAGAATAGAACTGGGTGTATTTGAATTTAACAACCAGGCATATAAGCTCTACAGGCAGATGGGTTATCAGGAAATAGCCAGAATCCCTGACTTTACCTATTGGAATGAACAAATGTGGTCAGATATCCGTATGGAGAAGATCCTGGTTTGA
- a CDS encoding YegS/Rv2252/BmrU family lipid kinase: MKKAMLIVNPSSGKELGEQYSEHALQTMKEMGYETFLRLTKGEGDAMEFAREACEKRYDFLAAMGGDGTINEAINGMAEQEYRPLFGLIPLGTVNDFARALNIPMEPEEAIDIFKQNHVQKTDVGKLNDRYFVNIVAVGALAEASFSTPVEQKSKLGPLAYIIEGMKKMKEKQPFELKVQSEHDWKGESLLMLVALTNSVGGMETIAPEAEVNDGKLHVFIIKDMPLPKFLLLLPKILLGELAESEHVHYMKVTKLQANSTYEMIANVDGDEGDKLPITIENLKQHLDILVPVQK; this comes from the coding sequence GTGAAGAAAGCCATGTTAATCGTCAATCCGTCTTCTGGGAAGGAATTGGGTGAACAATATAGTGAGCATGCACTTCAAACGATGAAGGAGATGGGATATGAGACCTTTTTACGATTGACTAAGGGAGAAGGGGACGCAATGGAATTTGCGAGGGAAGCTTGTGAGAAAAGATATGATTTCCTTGCTGCGATGGGCGGAGATGGTACGATCAATGAAGCCATTAATGGAATGGCTGAACAGGAGTACCGTCCGTTATTCGGCCTCATCCCACTCGGTACGGTCAACGATTTTGCACGCGCTCTCAATATTCCAATGGAACCTGAAGAAGCAATCGACATCTTTAAACAAAATCATGTCCAAAAAACCGACGTAGGAAAGCTCAATGATCGATACTTCGTCAATATTGTGGCAGTCGGAGCATTAGCAGAGGCTTCCTTTTCCACACCAGTTGAGCAGAAATCAAAGCTTGGTCCACTTGCCTATATAATAGAAGGAATGAAGAAGATGAAGGAGAAGCAGCCATTCGAGCTAAAGGTCCAATCCGAACATGATTGGAAAGGGGAATCCCTTCTTATGCTTGTTGCCCTGACCAATTCTGTAGGGGGGATGGAAACCATCGCACCGGAAGCGGAGGTGAATGATGGCAAGCTTCATGTCTTTATCATTAAAGATATGCCTCTTCCCAAGTTCCTTTTATTACTTCCTAAAATTCTGCTGGGTGAATTAGCAGAAAGTGAACATGTACATTATATGAAAGTGACCAAACTCCAGGCGAACTCCACCTATGAAATGATAGCCAATGTTGATGGGGACGAGGGAGACAAACTTCCTATCACAATAGAAAATTTGAAACAGCATCTGGATATTCTCGTTCCCGTTCAAAAATAA